In Zonotrichia albicollis isolate bZonAlb1 chromosome 36, bZonAlb1.hap1, whole genome shotgun sequence, one DNA window encodes the following:
- the LOC141726557 gene encoding uncharacterized protein LOC141726557: MKALLSRLGFDKKLVALENKRAGGICCLYPHLVEQLADPDAEVVWMSLCVLTHVLQDNDLLLPSVTTLKLAESLLPHFENDNSHVQLLSIQLFCKVMELVVEEGEELLTTFVNQSLLPLFLRWHDENLHVAKASFQALLCAARFLRRRDLEELLMKAWRIKFAESLLLQDESRAAKSPQRTLREAALRFMALQTLKEDESPSCLSKLLQLIFEGRSAGLCLMDQMYQSPSTISSAH, encoded by the exons atGAAGGCTCTGCTCTCCCGCCTGGGCTTTGACAAGAAGCTGGTGGCTCTGGAGAACAAGCGG GCCGGAGGAATATGCTGCCTCTATCCACACCTGGTGGAGCAGCTGGCTGATCCAGATGCAGAGGTGGTCTGGATGAGCCTCTGTGTGCTCACACATGTGCTCCAGGACAATGACCTCCTGCTACCCAGTGTCACCACCCTGAAGCTGGCTGAGTCCCTCCTGCCACATTTTGAgaac gACAACAGCCacgtgcagctgctctccattcagCTCTTTTGCAAGGTGATGGAGCTGGTAGTGGAAGAgggggaagagcttctcacgaCATTTGTgaaccagagcctgctccctctatTCTTGCGCTGGCACGATGAGAACCTGCACGTGGCCAAG GCCTCTTTCCAAGCCCTGCTTTGTGCGGCACGCTTCCTGAGGAGGAGGGACCTTGAGGAGCTGCTGATGAAGGCGTGGCGGATTAAGTTTGCTGAgagcctg ctgctgcaggacgAGAGCCGAGCAGCCAAGAGCCCACAGAGGACCCTGCGAGAGGCAGccctcaggttcatgg CTCTTCAAACCCTGAAGGAAGATGAGAGTCCATCGTGCCTGAGCAAACTGCTTCAGCTGATCTTTGAAGGAAGATCTGCAGGACTTTGTCTGATGGATCAGATGTACCAGAGTCCATCAACGATTTCAAGTGCCCATTGA